The genomic window TTGTTCGTTGCGCTGTTCGCGCCGTGGATCGCGCCGCATGCGCCCAACGAGACCAACAGCGCCGTCTTCCTGCTGCCGCCGGCATGGCAGCAGGGCGGCTCCGTGAGCTATCTGCTGGGCACGGACGCCATCGGGCGCGACATTCTTTCGCGGCTGATGTACGGCGCGCGCCTCTCGCTGTCCATTGGCGTCGCGGTGGTGGCGCTGTCGGTGGTCGTCGGCGTGGTGCTCGGGCTGGTCGCGGGCTTCTTCCGCGGCGTGCTGGAGATCGCGATCATGCGGCTGATGGACATCGTGCTCACGATGCCCAGCCTGCTGATGGCCATCGTGATCGTGGCGATTCTCGGGCCGGGGCTGATCAACGCCATGGTCGCGGTGGCCATCGTCGTGCTGCCGCACTACGTGCGCATCACGCGCGCGGCGGTGATTGCCGAGATCTCGCGCGACTACGTGACCGCCGCGCGCGTGAGCGGCGCCGGCACGCTGCGGCTGATGTTCCGCGAAGTGCTGCCCAACTGCGCGGCGCCGCTGATCGTGCAGGCCTCGCTCGGCATCTCGACCGCCATCCTCGACGCGGCGGCGCTGGGCTTCATCGGCCTCGGCGCGCAGCCGCCTTCGCCCGAATGGGGAACGATGCTCGCCGACGCACGCGAGTTCGTGCTGCGGGCCTGGTGGGTCGTCACTTTTCCGGGCCTGGCAATTCTTGCGGCCGTGCTGGCCTTCAACCTGCTCGGCGACGGCCTGCGCGATGCGCTCGACCCGAAGCTCAAGAGATGAACATGCTCCTGGACATCAAGGACCTGCACGTCGAATTCCCCACCCAGGGCGGCGTGCTGCACGCGGTCGACGGCGTGAGCCTTTCGCTCGAGGAAGGCGAGGTGCTCGGCATCGTCGGCGAATCGGGTTCGGGCAAGAGCGTGACGATGATGGCGCTGATGGGGCTCGTCGGCTTTCCGGGCCGCGTGCGCGCGGACCACATGCGCTTTGCAGGCAAGGAGCTGCTCGGTATTTCCGACAAGGCGCGCCGCACGCTGGTGGGCAAGGAAGTCGCAATGATCTTCCAGGAGCCGACCACCAGCCTCAACCCGTGCTTCACCATCGGCTTCCAGCTCATGGAAACGCTGCGGCTGCACCTGCATCTGGACAAACGCACCGCAAGGAAGCGCGCGACCGAGCTGCTCGAACAAGTCGGCATACCCGCCGCCTCGTCACGCCTGGGCAGCTACCCGCACCAGCTTTCGGGCGGCATGAACCAGCGGGTGATGATCGCGATGGCCATTGCCTGCAACCCGCGCCTGCTGATCGCCGATGAGCCGACCACCGCGCTCGACGTGACCATCCAGGCCCAGATCCTGGACCTGCTGCGCGAGCTGCAGAAAGAGCGCGGCATGGCGCTGGTGCTCATCACGCACAACATGGGCGTGGTCAGCGAAATGGCGCAGCGCATTGCGGTGATGTATGCAGGCCAGGTCATGGAGCAGCAGCGCGTGGATCGCCTCTTTGCAAACCCGCAGCACCCCTACACCGAGGCCTTGCTGGCGGCTCTGCCCGAACGCGCCGCGCCGGAGGGCCGGCTCGCCACCATCGCGGGCGTGGTGCCGGGCGTGCACGACCGGCCGGAGGGCTGCCTCTTTGCGCCGCGCTGTAGCTACGTGACGACGAAGGCCTGCAACGTGAGGCCGGCGCTGCGCGCGGCGCCATCGCAGCCAGGCGCCCAGGTGCGCTGCCACTTTCCGCTCGGCGAGCCCGGGCGCATGGCGGCCATCGAGGCGGACCGGCCCAAGGTGGTGGAGGCATTGTCGTGAGCGCGCTGCCGGGCGACGTCGTCGTGGAGGCGCGCAACCTGCAGCGCACCTACGACGTGCGGCGCGGGCTGTTTCGTCCACCGGCGCAGTTGCGCGCGGTGGGCGATATTTCTTTTCGCATCGAGCGCGGCCGTACGCTCGCCGTCGTCGGCGAATCGGGCTGCGGAAAGTCCACGCTCGCGCGCATGGTCGCGCTGATTGAAAAGCCGACCGCCGGGCAGCTCACGCTGGTCGGCCACGATGCCGTCAGCCCCCACCCCGACCAGCGGCGCGAGCTGCGGCAGGCCGTGCAGCTGGTGTTCCAGAACCCCTACGGGTCGCTGAACCCGCGCAAGAAGATCAGTACGGTGCTCGAGGACCCGCTCGCCATCAACACGAGTCTTGGCAAGCCGGAGCGTGCCGCCAAGGCCCGCGACATGCTGGCGCGCGTGGGGCTTCGGCCCGAATACGCGAACCGCTATCCCCACATGTTTTCGGGCGGCCAGCGCCAGCGCATTGCCATTGCGCGCGCGCTCATGCTGGAGCCGCGCCTGCTGGTGGCCGACGAGCCGGTGTCGGCGCTCGATGTGTCGATCCAGGCGCAGGTGCTGAACCTGCTGGCCGATCTGCAGGCCGAGCTCGGCCTGGCCTATCTCTTCATCTCGCACGACCTCGGCGTGGTGCGGCACATTGCGCACGACGTGCTGGTGATGTACCTCGGCCATGCGGTGGAGCAAGGGCCCAAGGCGCGCATCTTTGCGCGGCCGCTGCACCCCTACACGCAGGCGCTGCTCGCTTCCACGCCTGGTCTGAGCAGCCAGCGCATCGTGCTCAAGGGCGAGTTGCCTTCGCCGCTCAACCCGCCCACGGGCTGCGTCTTCAGCACGCGCTGCCCGCATGTGACGCAGCGCTGCCGCGACGAGCGGCCCCCGCTGCGCGCGCTCGACGAGCGGCTGGTGGCCTGCCACTACGCCGAGAAGTTTCTCGACGGCTCGCCACCGGTTCGCGCCGATGCGCCGTTGTCTCCGCCGTTCGCCGCGCCCGTGGCGACGAATCTCTAGTTCTCTTCCACCGTGCCTGAAGGAGTTCCCATGAAGACCCAGCCATTCGCTTCGCGCCAATCGCGAAAGCTCGCCGCCTTGCTCGCGCCGGCGGCACTCGCCGTGCTCACCCTGGCCGGCGGAGCCGTGTCCGCCAAGACGCTCGTCTATTGCTCGGAGGGAAGCCCCGAGAACTTCTATCCGGGTGTGAACACCACCGGCACCTCGTTCGACGTGACCACGCAGGTCTACAACACCATCGTCGAATTCGAGCGGGGCGGCACCAAGGTCGTGCCGGGCCTGGCCGAAAAATGGGACATCTCAACCGACGGCACGCAGTACACCTTTCACCTGCGCAAGGGCGTGAAGTGGCACAGCACCAGCAAGAGCTTCAAGCCGACGCGCGACTTCAACGCCGACGACTTCATCTTCATGCTCGAGCGGCAGTGGAAGGAGAGCGATCCGTTCTTCAAGGTCACGAGCCAGAACCACTCCTACTTCAACGACATGGGCATGCCCAAGCTGCTGAAGTCGGTCGACCGCATCGACGAGTACACGGTCAAGATCGTGCTCAACAAGGCCGAGGCGCCGTTCCTCGCCAACCTTGCAATGCAGTACGCGGGCATCCAGTCGAAGGAATACGCCATTGCCATGCTCAAGGCGGGCACGCCCGAGAAGGTCGACCAGGACCCGATCGGCACAGGTCCGTTCTACCTGGTTCAGTACCAGAAGGATGCGGTCATCCGCTTCAAGGCCTTTCCGCAGTATTGGGGCGGCAAGGCCAAGATCGACGACCTGGTGTTCGCGATCACGCCCGACGCCTCGGTGCGCTGGGCCAAGCTGCAGAAGGGCGAGTGCCACGTGATGCCGTACCCGAACCCGGCCGACCTCGACGCCATCCGCAAGGACCCGAACGTGCAACTGCTGGAGCAGCCCGGCCTCAACGTGGGCTACCTCTCGTACAACACCACGAAGAAGCCCTTCGACGACGTGCGCGTGCGCAAGGCCATCAACATGGCGATCAACAAGAAGGCGATCATCGACGGCGTGTACCTGTCGACGGGCGTGGCTGCGAAGAACCCCATTCCGCCGACCATGTGGTCCTACAACGACGCGACCAAGGACGACGCTTACGACCCTGAAGCGGCCAAGAAGCTGCTCGCGCAGGCCGGCCTGGCCGATGGCTTCAGCACCGACCTCTGGGCCATGCCGGTGCAGCGCCCCTACAACCCGAATGCCAAGCGCATTGCCGAGCTGATGCAGGCCGACCTTGCCAAGATCGGCGTCAAGGCCGAGATCAAGAGCTTCGAATGGGGCGAGTACCGCAAGCGCCTGCAGGCCGGCGAGCACCAGATGGGCATGCTGGGCTGGACAGGCGACAACGGTGACCCTGACAACTTCCTCTACACGTTGCTGGGGTGTGCGTCTGCGCAATCCGCAAGCGGCAGCAACATCTCGAAGTTCTGCTACCAGCCCTATGAAGATCTCGTGCTGAAGGCCAAGACCGCAACCAAGCAGGCCGACCGCGATGCGCTCTACAAGAAGGCGCAAGTCATCTTCAAGGAGCAGGCGCCATGGTTCACCATTGCGCACGCGGTGCAGCTGAAGCCGGTGCGCAAGGAAGTGGTCGACTTCAAGCTCAGCCCGTTCGGGCGCCACACCTTCTACGGCGTGGACATCAAGTAGCCGATGAGCGCACCCGTTGCCATCGTCGCGGCCATGCATGAGGAGCTCAGCGCGCTCCTCGCGCAGATGCCCGACGAGCAGCGCGTGCGTGTGGCGGGGCGCGACTTCTGGGTCGGCCACCTGCACGGCCAGCCGGTGGTGGCGGTGCTGTCGCGCATCGGCAAGGTCGCTGCTGCGGTCACGGCCACGGTGCTGCTCGAACGCTTCGGCGTGCGGGCCATCGTGTTCACGGGCGTTGCCGGCGGGCTTGCGCCGGGCGTGAATGTGGGCGACGTGGTGGTCGCGTCGGAGCTGCTGCAGCACGATCTGGATGCATCCCCGATCTTTCCGAAGTACGAAGTGCCGCTCATGGGCATGGCGCGCTTCCCGGCCGATGCCGCCATCGCCGATGCGCTTTCGGTCGTGGCGACGCAGGTGCTGCGCGACCCGGTCGCGTTGGTCGGCCAGCAGGCGCTCGACAAGTTCGGCATCAAAGCGCCCAAGGTGCACCGCGGCCTGCTGGTGAGCGGCGACCGCTTCGTATCGACCAGCGCCGAAAGCGAAGCGCTCCGGCGCGACCTGCCCGACGCGCTGGCGGTGGAAATGGAAGGCGCCGCGATGGCGCAGGTGTGCCATGACTACAACGTGCCGTTCGCGGCCATGCGCACCATTTCGGACCGCGCCGACGACGAGGCGCATGGCGACTTCGCCCGCTTTGTCGTCGA from Variovorax paradoxus includes these protein-coding regions:
- a CDS encoding ABC transporter permease subunit; its protein translation is MATTHAVSSSAGGTAPPGPWREFWTAFSANRGAVIGLATIVLLLFVALFAPWIAPHAPNETNSAVFLLPPAWQQGGSVSYLLGTDAIGRDILSRLMYGARLSLSIGVAVVALSVVVGVVLGLVAGFFRGVLEIAIMRLMDIVLTMPSLLMAIVIVAILGPGLINAMVAVAIVVLPHYVRITRAAVIAEISRDYVTAARVSGAGTLRLMFREVLPNCAAPLIVQASLGISTAILDAAALGFIGLGAQPPSPEWGTMLADAREFVLRAWWVVTFPGLAILAAVLAFNLLGDGLRDALDPKLKR
- a CDS encoding ABC transporter ATP-binding protein; amino-acid sequence: MNMLLDIKDLHVEFPTQGGVLHAVDGVSLSLEEGEVLGIVGESGSGKSVTMMALMGLVGFPGRVRADHMRFAGKELLGISDKARRTLVGKEVAMIFQEPTTSLNPCFTIGFQLMETLRLHLHLDKRTARKRATELLEQVGIPAASSRLGSYPHQLSGGMNQRVMIAMAIACNPRLLIADEPTTALDVTIQAQILDLLRELQKERGMALVLITHNMGVVSEMAQRIAVMYAGQVMEQQRVDRLFANPQHPYTEALLAALPERAAPEGRLATIAGVVPGVHDRPEGCLFAPRCSYVTTKACNVRPALRAAPSQPGAQVRCHFPLGEPGRMAAIEADRPKVVEALS
- a CDS encoding peptide ABC transporter ATP-binding protein is translated as MSALPGDVVVEARNLQRTYDVRRGLFRPPAQLRAVGDISFRIERGRTLAVVGESGCGKSTLARMVALIEKPTAGQLTLVGHDAVSPHPDQRRELRQAVQLVFQNPYGSLNPRKKISTVLEDPLAINTSLGKPERAAKARDMLARVGLRPEYANRYPHMFSGGQRQRIAIARALMLEPRLLVADEPVSALDVSIQAQVLNLLADLQAELGLAYLFISHDLGVVRHIAHDVLVMYLGHAVEQGPKARIFARPLHPYTQALLASTPGLSSQRIVLKGELPSPLNPPTGCVFSTRCPHVTQRCRDERPPLRALDERLVACHYAEKFLDGSPPVRADAPLSPPFAAPVATNL
- a CDS encoding ABC transporter substrate-binding protein — protein: MKTQPFASRQSRKLAALLAPAALAVLTLAGGAVSAKTLVYCSEGSPENFYPGVNTTGTSFDVTTQVYNTIVEFERGGTKVVPGLAEKWDISTDGTQYTFHLRKGVKWHSTSKSFKPTRDFNADDFIFMLERQWKESDPFFKVTSQNHSYFNDMGMPKLLKSVDRIDEYTVKIVLNKAEAPFLANLAMQYAGIQSKEYAIAMLKAGTPEKVDQDPIGTGPFYLVQYQKDAVIRFKAFPQYWGGKAKIDDLVFAITPDASVRWAKLQKGECHVMPYPNPADLDAIRKDPNVQLLEQPGLNVGYLSYNTTKKPFDDVRVRKAINMAINKKAIIDGVYLSTGVAAKNPIPPTMWSYNDATKDDAYDPEAAKKLLAQAGLADGFSTDLWAMPVQRPYNPNAKRIAELMQADLAKIGVKAEIKSFEWGEYRKRLQAGEHQMGMLGWTGDNGDPDNFLYTLLGCASAQSASGSNISKFCYQPYEDLVLKAKTATKQADRDALYKKAQVIFKEQAPWFTIAHAVQLKPVRKEVVDFKLSPFGRHTFYGVDIK
- a CDS encoding 5'-methylthioadenosine/adenosylhomocysteine nucleosidase, which encodes MSAPVAIVAAMHEELSALLAQMPDEQRVRVAGRDFWVGHLHGQPVVAVLSRIGKVAAAVTATVLLERFGVRAIVFTGVAGGLAPGVNVGDVVVASELLQHDLDASPIFPKYEVPLMGMARFPADAAIADALSVVATQVLRDPVALVGQQALDKFGIKAPKVHRGLLVSGDRFVSTSAESEALRRDLPDALAVEMEGAAMAQVCHDYNVPFAAMRTISDRADDEAHGDFARFVVEVASRYGLALVGAWLATLPPSGEAPAGT